From Pseudanabaena sp. PCC 6802, one genomic window encodes:
- a CDS encoding tetratricopeptide repeat protein, with protein MNKQALENAKLASNYHQQGQLQAAIAHYQKAIAFQHDFVAAHWNLGSILQEQGDPEAGLSHQLQALEIKPDLLNPQQHYQMGRGFMQSGKLDAAIACYQRALRQKPDYIEVLAALGTIYGRQGNLDLSVQYWQQLIAINPALAEAHYNLGITFCRQERFEAAIAAFQRAIHLQPDLDAAHFSLGDVFLQIGNLDVAIAHLETTIDLQPNCAQAYNSLGLALSRKLQVEQAVAMYERAIAIAPDLAQAHCNLADVLLQQEKLDEAIAACRQAIALKPDLAAAYSNLGVALMRQGQLEEAIAACSEAIKLQPNLAAAHSNLGEVLFKQDRLDEAIAAYEKAIALDPNLGDAHCNLGVALCELNRIDAALKHLHKAVSLQPDDAISHVNLGMTQILIGDFANGLVEYEWRWQQKDVPSPKFTQPLWDGSELAGKTILLWAEQGLGDTLQFIRYAPSIAQKGGRVIASCPVTLVRLVASVPGVEMAIAEGEPLPAFDVHAQMLSLPRLLDTTVSNIPSIPVPYIPADLWQHKDISRESLCDRALNVGIVWASGYRQREDSLRFYHKKSCPLSLMIQLLELPHVHLYSLQVGRNANDLDGLGEFSDRLHNWSPLIRDFADTAALANQLDLVISVDTAIVHLVGAMGKPVWTLLPFAPDWRWFLDREDTPWYPTMRLFRQTERGDWDGVMRRVYDALKTFQL; from the coding sequence ATGAATAAACAAGCCCTAGAAAACGCCAAATTAGCCAGCAACTATCACCAACAGGGGCAACTACAAGCGGCGATCGCCCACTATCAAAAAGCGATCGCGTTTCAGCATGACTTTGTGGCGGCGCACTGGAATTTAGGTAGCATTTTGCAGGAACAGGGCGATCCCGAAGCGGGTTTGAGCCACCAACTGCAAGCTTTAGAAATAAAGCCGGACTTACTCAATCCTCAGCAACATTACCAAATGGGCAGAGGGTTTATGCAAAGTGGCAAACTGGATGCCGCGATCGCCTGCTACCAGAGGGCATTACGGCAGAAACCGGATTACATTGAAGTACTTGCCGCTCTCGGCACTATATATGGCAGGCAGGGGAATTTAGATTTATCGGTGCAATATTGGCAACAACTGATCGCCATAAATCCGGCGCTCGCCGAAGCGCACTATAACCTGGGCATTACATTTTGCCGTCAAGAACGCTTTGAAGCCGCGATCGCTGCTTTTCAGAGAGCGATTCATCTGCAACCTGACCTGGATGCCGCCCACTTTAGTTTGGGCGATGTTTTTTTGCAAATTGGTAATCTCGACGTAGCGATCGCTCACTTGGAAACCACAATCGATTTGCAACCCAACTGCGCTCAGGCATATAACAGCTTGGGATTGGCACTTAGTAGAAAATTGCAGGTAGAGCAGGCGGTGGCGATGTACGAACGCGCGATCGCGATCGCGCCCGATCTAGCGCAAGCGCATTGCAATCTTGCGGATGTTTTGCTCCAGCAGGAAAAACTGGATGAAGCGATCGCGGCTTGCCGTCAAGCGATTGCCCTGAAGCCAGATCTGGCAGCAGCATATTCCAATCTTGGCGTTGCTCTGATGCGTCAGGGGCAGTTAGAGGAGGCGATCGCTGCTTGCTCCGAAGCAATTAAGCTGCAGCCTAATTTGGCAGCCGCTCATAGCAATCTCGGTGAGGTTTTATTTAAACAGGACAGGTTAGATGAGGCGATTGCTGCCTACGAAAAAGCAATTGCACTCGACCCCAACTTAGGCGATGCCCATTGCAATTTGGGTGTAGCGCTGTGCGAACTAAATCGCATTGACGCAGCCCTGAAGCATTTACACAAAGCAGTGAGCTTGCAGCCCGATGATGCCATTTCCCATGTCAATCTGGGCATGACCCAAATCCTGATCGGTGATTTCGCCAATGGTTTAGTTGAGTACGAATGGCGCTGGCAACAAAAGGATGTGCCATCCCCCAAGTTTACGCAGCCACTATGGGATGGTTCGGAATTAGCGGGAAAAACTATCTTACTTTGGGCAGAACAGGGATTGGGCGACACTTTGCAATTCATTCGTTATGCGCCATCGATCGCCCAAAAGGGAGGTAGGGTAATCGCGAGTTGTCCAGTGACTTTGGTACGCTTAGTAGCGAGCGTGCCAGGTGTAGAGATGGCGATCGCGGAAGGCGAACCGCTACCAGCATTTGACGTTCACGCCCAAATGCTGAGCTTGCCCAGGCTGCTCGATACAACCGTCTCGAACATTCCTAGTATTCCAGTTCCCTATATTCCAGCCGATCTATGGCAGCATAAAGATATCTCTAGGGAATCCCTCTGCGATCGCGCCCTCAACGTAGGCATTGTTTGGGCGAGCGGCTATCGCCAAAGAGAGGACTCTCTGCGGTTCTATCACAAAAAATCCTGTCCGTTATCGCTAATGATACAATTGCTAGAATTACCCCACGTACATCTTTATAGTTTGCAAGTAGGGCGTAATGCTAACGATCTCGATGGGCTAGGAGAATTTAGCGATCGCTTGCACAATTGGAGTCCCTTAATCCGAGATTTTGCAGATACAGCCGCGCTCGCGAATCAATTAGATTTAGTGATTTCTGTAGATACGGCGATCGTGCATCTAGTAGGCGCTATGGGCAAGCCCGTCTGGACGCTTTTACCTTTCGCTCCCGATTGGCGCTGGTTTTTAGATCGCGAAGATACGCCCTGGTATCCCACGATGCGATTATTTCGCCAAACAGAACGAGGGGATTGGGATGGGGTAATGCGGCGAGTTTATGATGCCTTGAAAACTTTTCAGCTATGA
- a CDS encoding tetratricopeptide repeat protein: MTNLSEAEIYFEEGNRLNRQNQLEAAVKNYQQSIALQPDMAKAYGNLGLTLSRLGQLAAATSSYKQAIALEPNNIDIRYNLGAILLKQNLLTEAEQTFRAILQIIPNHSNALVSLGNIFMQQNRLDEATNIYHQLVELHPTLADLRYNLAVLMYQQGRLDEATSHLRSILLIDPNHIGCYFSLGNILVEQNRYDEAIANYHQALQLKPNDSLIHFKLGNALAQQEKFPEAISNYQSAIQHQPHYVDAYQNLGIVLRKLERFEEAIAAYQSVLQIAPNHHEVFYNLGNTYLDLDRCDRAIACYQRAIQISPNFAQALNSLGTAYRQQGRLNEAIACIERAIAIHSDYTEAHFNLASTLLLAGDLQRGFAEFEYRLKSQNFADVYQSFQQPQWDGSPLEGKTILLYSDAALGDTIQAVRYIPQVVERGGRVILRSKESFRRLLQNSADVDRFIAEEDDLPDFEVFAPLLSLPHILDTTLETIPNGVPYIFPLSCACDLPCPIPDAMKVGIVWSSGYRSASYELKKFYRHKSCDLSLFEPILSMSNICFYSLQVGQNVEAIREFSDRPHIIDLSDKIHDFADTANIISQLDLVITVDTAVAHLAGAMAKPVWVLIPFVPDWRWMLGRDDSPWYPTMRLFRQKQIGDWQEVFGRVHDALSQYKIPVSNF; this comes from the coding sequence ATGACTAATTTGTCTGAAGCTGAGATTTACTTCGAGGAAGGCAATCGACTGAATCGCCAGAATCAGTTGGAGGCGGCGGTGAAAAACTATCAACAGTCGATCGCGCTGCAACCAGATATGGCAAAAGCGTACGGCAACCTGGGCTTAACTTTGAGCCGACTGGGGCAGTTAGCAGCAGCGACCAGCAGTTACAAACAGGCGATCGCATTAGAACCAAATAATATTGACATCCGCTACAATCTGGGCGCGATCCTGCTAAAGCAGAATCTCCTCACTGAAGCCGAGCAAACCTTTAGGGCAATCTTGCAGATTATCCCAAATCATAGTAATGCCTTAGTTAGCCTGGGCAATATCTTCATGCAGCAAAATCGACTAGATGAAGCAACTAACATCTATCACCAGCTTGTAGAACTTCATCCCACACTTGCGGATCTGCGCTACAATCTTGCCGTTTTGATGTACCAACAAGGTAGGCTGGACGAGGCAACTTCCCATTTGCGATCGATCTTACTCATCGATCCCAACCATATAGGCTGCTATTTCAGTCTGGGTAATATTTTAGTCGAACAAAATCGATATGACGAAGCGATCGCCAATTATCACCAGGCTTTGCAGCTTAAACCCAATGACTCACTCATTCACTTCAAGTTAGGTAATGCCTTAGCCCAACAAGAGAAATTCCCAGAAGCAATTAGTAATTATCAGAGTGCCATTCAGCATCAACCCCATTATGTCGATGCCTACCAAAACCTCGGGATCGTTCTGCGCAAACTGGAAAGATTCGAGGAAGCGATCGCTGCCTATCAGAGCGTTTTGCAGATCGCTCCCAACCACCACGAGGTTTTCTATAATTTAGGGAATACATACCTCGACTTAGATCGATGCGATCGGGCGATCGCCTGCTATCAACGCGCAATTCAAATCTCTCCCAACTTCGCCCAGGCTCTCAATAGTTTGGGTACCGCCTACCGCCAGCAAGGTAGATTGAACGAAGCGATCGCCTGCATCGAAAGAGCGATCGCTATCCACAGCGATTATACCGAAGCGCACTTTAATCTGGCTAGCACTTTGTTATTGGCTGGCGATCTGCAACGAGGGTTTGCGGAATTTGAGTATCGTCTCAAGAGTCAGAATTTTGCCGATGTATATCAATCTTTTCAACAACCGCAATGGGATGGTTCGCCATTAGAAGGGAAGACTATTCTGCTCTATAGCGATGCGGCTTTGGGCGATACCATACAGGCAGTACGGTATATCCCGCAGGTTGTGGAGCGCGGTGGACGGGTGATTTTGCGCAGCAAAGAGAGTTTTCGGCGGTTATTGCAAAATAGCGCAGATGTAGATCGCTTTATTGCCGAAGAAGACGATCTGCCAGATTTCGAGGTATTTGCCCCATTACTCAGCCTCCCTCACATACTCGACACGACTCTAGAGACAATTCCCAATGGAGTTCCCTATATCTTTCCCCTGAGCTGCGCATGCGATCTGCCCTGCCCTATCCCAGATGCTATGAAAGTTGGTATTGTCTGGTCTAGCGGTTATCGCAGTGCATCCTACGAGTTGAAAAAATTCTATCGCCATAAATCCTGCGATCTTTCACTGTTCGAGCCAATTCTCTCTATGTCAAATATTTGTTTCTATAGTTTGCAAGTCGGGCAGAATGTTGAGGCAATTAGAGAGTTTAGCGATCGCCCCCACATTATTGACCTAAGCGATAAAATCCATGATTTTGCAGACACTGCGAATATTATCTCTCAGTTGGATCTGGTAATTACGGTCGATACTGCCGTGGCGCACTTGGCGGGTGCGATGGCAAAACCTGTATGGGTGTTGATTCCTTTTGTGCCGGACTGGCGCTGGATGTTAGGACGCGATGATAGTCCCTGGTATCCAACCATGCGACTGTTTCGACAAAAACAGATTGGCGACTGGCAGGAAGTTTTCGGCAGAGTACATGATGCCTTAAGTCAATATAAAATACCAGTATCGAATTTTTGA
- a CDS encoding tetratricopeptide repeat protein yields the protein MQTNPEEEYKALMRSLRRRKGFGLYFVRCVTLVEGEKLIKRIRQDVSHKIIEVLPLDQPIDNLYNRVVDLPNHDKIDILFISGLEKSLDAYIRPGYGGQGDYYKLDTVPPVLAHLNWQRENFRDHFPNICFVFLLPRFAIKYFIHRAPDFFDWNSSVTEFHTKEFVDREFPQIVLEGDFKEYSNWNSRQCNNRIIEIGKLLNEPNQTLDRRVKLLFEQGYIFALSSEDEEAIASYDKVLKIKPDHYQAWFNRGIALGNLDRYEQAIASYNKVVDIEPNHYLAFYKRGNALSNLGKYIEAIASYDETLKIKPDFRDAQINRDIASSNLTRHEQVIAPYDKLLPVQNAWLDQGHSIKGLIGFEQPFSPYIDTVLPSAPSYHWIWCNQCWDLMNLGRYEEAISACDKAIESKYDCSAAWSNKAKALSQLRRYEEALECYSFILAITPNKDSAWLNQGISLANLGRHEEAIASYDKAIKFKPDYQNAWHNRGIALANLGRYEEAITSYAKAIALKPDYFYSWSSRGDALTSLGRHEEAIISYAKAIELKPDYQNAWHNRGIALANLGRHEEALTSYDRAVELKSDDHTAWHNRGIALANLGRHEEAIASYDKVIALKPDYYAWLNRGNALTNLGRHEEAIDSCDKALQLKPNDPNVWRVKGFVLANLGRYEEAIISYSKAIEFKSDDHTAWNNRGAALVNLEKYEEALASYDKAVEIKPDYHYAWHGRGKALAKLGNNKEALAAFDKALEIKPDYYKALGNRAWALCNLNRYEETIDSCDRALEIQPNYHYAWYKRSYALYMLNRHEEALASFDQALQIDPSHHSSWCERGDVLRKLVRHDEALSSYHNAITHQSNCHLSWYGQGVSFASLDRYEEAIASYDKAVELKPDYSDAWSNRGAALANLGRHEEAIASYDKAIELKSDYYYVWSNRGIALANLGRDEEAIAAYDRALAIKPDHEILNNKGIGLAKLGRYEEAIATYDKALQIKPDNPKTLYNKACAYALQGEIEPAIENLQKAIQLNPEEYQNLARTDSDFDRIRSDPRFQALLDELSRS from the coding sequence ATGCAAACAAATCCAGAGGAAGAATATAAAGCTCTGATGAGATCGCTGCGCCGTCGCAAAGGATTTGGCTTATACTTTGTTCGTTGTGTAACCTTAGTAGAAGGAGAGAAATTAATTAAAAGAATAAGGCAAGATGTTTCCCATAAAATTATTGAAGTCTTGCCATTAGACCAGCCAATAGACAATCTCTACAATCGTGTAGTAGATCTTCCCAACCACGATAAAATTGATATTCTATTTATATCTGGGCTAGAAAAATCTCTAGATGCATACATTCGCCCAGGCTATGGCGGTCAAGGTGATTACTATAAGCTAGATACTGTTCCTCCAGTTCTTGCACATTTAAATTGGCAGCGCGAAAATTTTCGCGACCATTTTCCCAACATCTGTTTTGTTTTTCTCTTGCCTCGATTTGCGATCAAATATTTTATCCATCGTGCCCCAGATTTCTTTGACTGGAATTCAAGTGTAACTGAATTTCATACCAAAGAATTCGTAGATCGAGAATTTCCCCAAATTGTCTTAGAAGGAGATTTCAAAGAATACTCAAACTGGAATTCCCGGCAATGCAATAACCGAATCATAGAAATTGGAAAACTACTGAACGAACCAAATCAAACCTTGGATCGCCGAGTAAAGCTTTTATTTGAGCAAGGTTATATTTTTGCCCTAAGCAGTGAAGATGAAGAAGCAATTGCATCCTATGACAAAGTCTTAAAAATCAAACCAGATCATTACCAAGCTTGGTTCAATCGAGGCATTGCCTTAGGTAACTTAGACAGATATGAACAAGCGATCGCCTCTTATAACAAGGTAGTAGACATTGAACCAAACCATTACCTCGCGTTCTACAAGCGAGGCAATGCCTTATCAAACTTGGGCAAGTATATAGAAGCGATCGCCTCCTATGACGAGACCCTAAAAATCAAACCTGACTTCCGTGATGCACAGATTAATCGAGACATTGCTTCTAGTAATCTAACTCGTCACGAGCAGGTAATTGCCCCTTATGACAAGTTATTGCCAGTTCAAAATGCATGGCTGGACCAAGGTCATTCCATAAAGGGGCTAATTGGCTTTGAGCAGCCGTTTTCCCCCTACATTGACACGGTGTTGCCGAGTGCCCCTAGCTATCATTGGATATGGTGCAACCAATGCTGGGATCTTATGAACTTAGGAAGGTATGAAGAGGCTATCTCTGCTTGTGATAAAGCCATAGAGTCGAAATATGATTGCTCTGCAGCATGGTCTAACAAAGCTAAAGCTCTAAGTCAATTAAGGAGGTATGAGGAGGCGCTTGAATGCTATAGTTTCATTCTAGCTATAACACCTAACAAAGATAGTGCGTGGCTTAATCAAGGTATTTCTCTAGCTAACCTGGGTCGTCATGAAGAAGCGATCGCCTCCTATGACAAGGCTATAAAATTCAAACCTGATTACCAAAATGCCTGGCATAACCGAGGTATTGCTCTAGCTAATTTAGGCAGATATGAAGAAGCGATCACTTCTTATGCCAAAGCTATAGCACTTAAACCAGATTATTTTTATAGTTGGTCTAGTCGCGGCGATGCTCTAACCAGTTTAGGTAGGCATGAAGAAGCGATTATCTCCTATGCTAAGGCTATAGAACTCAAACCTGATTACCAAAATGCCTGGCATAACCGAGGTATTGCTCTAGCTAATTTAGGCAGACATGAAGAAGCACTTACCTCCTATGACAGGGCTGTAGAACTCAAATCTGACGACCACACTGCCTGGCACAACCGAGGTATTGCTCTAGCCAATTTAGGCAGACATGAAGAAGCGATCGCTTCTTATGACAAAGTTATAGCACTTAAACCAGATTATTACGCTTGGCTTAATCGCGGCAATGCTCTTACCAACTTAGGTAGGCATGAAGAGGCAATTGACTCCTGTGACAAGGCTTTACAACTCAAACCTAATGACCCTAATGTATGGCGTGTTAAAGGTTTTGTTTTAGCTAATTTAGGTAGATATGAAGAAGCTATTATCTCCTATAGCAAAGCTATAGAATTCAAATCTGATGACCATACTGCATGGAACAACCGTGGTGCTGCTCTAGTCAACTTAGAGAAATATGAGGAAGCACTGGCATCCTATGACAAAGCGGTAGAAATCAAACCTGACTACCATTATGCGTGGCATGGTCGAGGCAAAGCTCTAGCTAAACTAGGCAACAATAAGGAAGCACTCGCTGCTTTTGATAAAGCATTAGAAATTAAGCCTGACTACTACAAAGCATTAGGGAATCGTGCATGGGCTTTATGTAACTTAAATCGTTACGAAGAAACAATTGATAGCTGCGATCGAGCACTTGAAATTCAACCCAATTATCACTATGCATGGTATAAGCGAAGTTATGCTTTATACATGTTGAATCGACATGAGGAAGCACTTGCCTCTTTTGACCAAGCCCTTCAAATCGATCCAAGTCATCACAGTTCATGGTGTGAGCGAGGTGATGTTCTTAGGAAGTTAGTCAGACATGATGAAGCTCTTTCTTCTTACCATAATGCTATTACTCATCAGTCTAATTGCCATCTATCATGGTACGGTCAAGGTGTCTCTTTCGCTAGTTTAGATAGATATGAGGAAGCGATCGCTTCCTATGACAAAGCGGTAGAACTCAAACCTGACTACAGTGATGCTTGGTCTAATCGAGGTGCTGCTCTAGCTAATTTAGGCAGACATGAAGAAGCGATCGCATCCTATGACAAAGCAATAGAACTCAAGTCCGACTACTATTATGTATGGTCTAATCGAGGTATTGCTTTAGCTAATTTAGGTAGAGATGAAGAAGCGATCGCTGCCTATGATCGAGCCTTGGCAATCAAACCAGACCATGAAATTTTGAATAACAAAGGCATAGGATTAGCTAAACTGGGCCGTTATGAAGAGGCGATCGCTACTTATGACAAAGCCTTGCAAATTAAACCTGACAATCCAAAAACTCTTTATAATAAAGCTTGTGCTTACGCTTTGCAGGGTGAAATCGAGCCAGCAATTGAGAATTTACAGAAAGCAATTCAACTCAATCCTGAAGAGTATCAAAACTTGGCAAGAACGGATTCAGATTTCGATCGTATTCGCTCCGATCCACGATTTCAGGCGTTATTAGATGAACTGAGCAGGTCTTGA
- a CDS encoding Uma2 family endonuclease — MTQTKSRKLAFDEFLEQYPDGQGIYELVDGEIVEMRATREHDLLAEFIADRFKEESKRLNLNYLVTGRVLLAVLTKDGEERGRNPDVSVVDRTLWKSNRKAYSALTEPIQLAVEIVSSNWQDDYIDKLDEYERLGIPEYWIVDYLGIGGIEFLGKPKQPTVFVHNLDETGKYQRTVFRDSEVIISKAFPELQLTVREILEEGI; from the coding sequence ATGACGCAGACAAAATCGCGCAAGCTCGCCTTTGATGAATTTCTCGAACAGTACCCGGATGGACAAGGTATCTACGAACTTGTGGATGGAGAAATCGTTGAGATGAGAGCCACAAGGGAACACGATCTGCTCGCAGAATTTATTGCCGATCGATTTAAAGAAGAGTCCAAGCGCCTCAACTTAAACTATTTAGTTACAGGTAGAGTTCTGCTGGCAGTATTGACTAAGGATGGAGAGGAACGAGGCCGCAATCCCGATGTCAGCGTAGTCGATCGGACACTTTGGAAATCCAATCGCAAAGCATATTCTGCCCTAACCGAGCCGATTCAATTGGCAGTAGAAATCGTGTCTTCCAATTGGCAAGATGACTACATCGATAAACTGGATGAGTACGAAAGACTTGGCATTCCAGAGTATTGGATTGTTGACTACCTTGGCATAGGCGGAATTGAGTTTTTGGGCAAGCCCAAACAACCCACAGTATTCGTTCACAATCTTGACGAAACAGGTAAATATCAACGCACGGTCTTTAGAGATTCCGAAGTAATTATCTCTAAAGCCTTCCCAGAATTGCAATTAACTGTCCGAGAAATTTTAGAAGAAGGAATATAA
- a CDS encoding ATP-binding protein — MADILTEIYSAFEPSEPPEPSAYVDYESVRGGWSAHRELGNRIVRSKQPTCQLYTGHRGVGKSTELLQLKKHLEKKQYFVVYFAAEEDIEPQDTEYADILLACTRRLVSSYKLEVGYNPLLQWMKDRWQSLKELALTEVEFDTLTLEQQISQFAKISANLRAVPDIRAKVRQQVNDNTVSLVKALNEFIKVAKKELEKEKYAGLVVIADSLDRTVEKITDGQNNHDEIFLNRSEQLKGLECHVIYTVPISMVLSSRATKFDDNYESKPDVLPMVMVRNLDDSVNVEGMQKFRETIAKRIKIVDPKLATSLDKEVFEGSEILERLCIMSGGHVRNLMQMIQTAIDWTDKLPISQRAVQRAISEARNTYAEAINDSEWKSLAKVFKTKKILNDDIHRLLLGKRCIYEYRYLDADDELKSWYDIHPLIRALDGFKIALEELENHGDSNN; from the coding sequence ATGGCAGATATACTTACCGAGATCTATAGCGCCTTTGAGCCTTCAGAACCACCTGAACCAAGTGCGTATGTGGACTACGAAAGCGTACGAGGAGGCTGGAGCGCTCATAGAGAGTTAGGCAATCGGATCGTGCGCTCTAAACAACCTACTTGCCAACTCTATACGGGACACCGAGGTGTGGGCAAGTCCACAGAGTTATTGCAACTAAAAAAGCATTTAGAAAAAAAGCAGTATTTTGTCGTGTATTTTGCAGCGGAGGAGGACATCGAACCGCAAGATACCGAATATGCTGATATTTTGCTTGCCTGCACGCGCCGTTTGGTCAGTAGTTACAAGCTTGAAGTAGGATATAATCCACTGCTGCAATGGATGAAAGATCGGTGGCAATCACTAAAAGAGCTAGCCTTAACTGAGGTTGAATTTGACACATTGACCCTAGAGCAGCAAATTTCTCAATTTGCCAAAATTTCCGCTAACCTCAGGGCAGTTCCCGATATTAGAGCCAAGGTACGGCAGCAGGTAAATGACAATACAGTCTCGCTAGTAAAAGCATTAAATGAATTTATTAAAGTAGCAAAAAAAGAACTAGAAAAGGAAAAATACGCAGGTTTAGTGGTAATTGCTGACAGTCTAGATCGCACTGTAGAAAAGATAACGGACGGACAGAACAACCACGATGAAATTTTTTTGAATCGTAGCGAACAACTAAAGGGTCTGGAATGCCACGTCATTTATACCGTTCCAATTTCGATGGTACTGTCTAGCCGTGCGACCAAGTTTGATGATAATTATGAGAGCAAGCCTGATGTGCTGCCAATGGTGATGGTACGCAATCTAGATGATAGTGTCAATGTAGAAGGCATGCAAAAGTTCCGAGAGACAATTGCCAAAAGGATAAAAATCGTAGATCCAAAACTAGCTACATCTTTGGATAAAGAGGTATTTGAAGGCTCGGAAATACTCGAACGCCTCTGCATCATGAGCGGCGGTCACGTGCGGAACTTGATGCAAATGATTCAAACGGCTATCGACTGGACAGATAAGTTGCCAATTTCCCAAAGAGCTGTGCAAAGGGCGATATCTGAAGCTCGAAATACTTACGCTGAAGCTATTAATGATAGCGAGTGGAAATCTTTAGCAAAAGTATTTAAAACTAAAAAGATTCTGAATGACGACATTCATCGACTGCTTTTGGGTAAGCGTTGTATCTATGAGTACCGTTATTTAGATGCTGATGATGAATTAAAAAGCTGGTATGACATACACCCTTTGATTAGGGCGCTTGATGGCTTCAAGATTGCATTAGAAGAACTGGAAAATCATGGGGACAGCAACAATTGA